The following are encoded together in the Citrus sinensis cultivar Valencia sweet orange chromosome 1, DVS_A1.0, whole genome shotgun sequence genome:
- the LOC102618143 gene encoding trihelix transcription factor ENAP1: MDDTEDDARYPPKPYSLNRQKLPSYSRPIKNRYQYEEEDEDDEIEDRIEEENEEEEGGYHVQFNDQSAYRHNFNESENFERYPKRQRLRSSGSGYRLAPRSVKLSYDWTEHEAFVLLEIWGERFLQLGRKSLRSEDWVEVSEKVTEALKVEKTEAQCRQMMDVLKRKYKKEKVKVEQMGVNDSKWVFFKKMDMLMDMRKESGGLACGIDSGEYVFMDTNVYLDRSNGFDEMRDSPSESEVEEEEDDSNEGSLASLKMLADSVNKFGDIYEKIENSKREQMMELEKMRMDFQKELELQKKQILERAQLEIEKIREGDDDGDTDDGGDGDSMGNFSE; this comes from the coding sequence ATGGATGACACTGAAGATGATGCAAGATACCCACCAAAACCCTACTCTCTAAATCGCCAAAAGCTTCCTTCATATTCTCGTCCTATCAAAAATCGCTACCAATACGAAGAAGAAGACGAAGACGATGAAATTGAAGATCgcattgaagaagaaaacgaagaagaagaaggaggaTACCATGTTCAATTCAATGACCAAAGTGCGTATCGCCACAATTTCAATGAAAGCGAGAATTTCGAGAGATACCCAAAACGACAGAGGCTGAGAAGCTCCGGTTCGGGCTACCGGCTGGCACCCAGAAGTGTAAAGCTATCCTATGATTGGACTGAGCATGAGGCTTTTGTGTTGCTGGAAATTTGGGGAGAGAGGTTTTTGCAACTAGGGAGAAAAAGCTTGAGAAGTGAAGATTGGGTTGAGGTTTCTGAGAAAGTAACGGAGGCTTTGAAAGTTGAAAAGACGGAGGCGCAGTGTAGGCAAATGATGGATGTTTTGAAGAGGAAATATAAGAAGGAGAAGGTTAAAGTTGAGCAGATGGGAGTAAATGATAGCAAATGggttttttttaagaagatggATATGTTAATGGATATGAGAAAAGAGAGTGGCGGGTTGGCTTGTGGGATTGATTCGGGTGAATATGTATTTATGGATACTAATGTTTACTTGGATAGGTCTAATGGGTTTGATGAGATGAGGGATAGCCCTAGTGAATCAGAGGTCGAAGAGGAAGAGGATGATAGTAATGAGGGGTCTTTGGCTTCACTAAAGATGTTGGCAGATTCAGTGAATAAATTTGGAGATATATATGAGAAGATAGAGAATAGTAAGAGGGAGCAGATGATGGAGTTGGAGAAGATGAGAATGGATTTTCAAAAGGAGTTAGAGCTGCAGAAGAAGCAAATTTTGGAAAGGGCACAATTAGAGATTGAGAAAATTAGGGAAGGAGATGATGATGGGGACACCGATGATGGTGGTGATGGTGATTCTATGGGGAATTTTAGTGAATAA
- the LOC102625444 gene encoding uncharacterized protein LOC102625444, with translation MHLIICFPSFITFSLIGRAATIQAVSDNYNGISLDRRRLLTKSGMTWIKLLHTSFWEFFIVLGLFGALLISLATVPKLLFSMGLLSSRMLGFLCVLGFLGIPFCVVFAQLMVVGNLAKVLSVLESECYGLESLLKANNLMKGRRQTALIMTLLSNMSLRLVEFLFEFRICRDISIWEAPLLVSMYSSVLVFDSVMNVVFYYACKP, from the coding sequence ATGCACCTTATCATTTGCTTCCCTTCCTTCATCACTTTCTCACTTATAGGAAGAGCTGCAACAATTCAAGCAGTTTCAGACAATTACAATGGAATAAGTCTTGATAGAAGAAGGCTGTTAACGAAAAGTGGGATGACTTGGATTAAGCTTCTCCATACAAGTTTCTGGGAATTCTTCATTGTTCTTGGCCTTTTCGGAGCTTTGCTTATCAGTTTGGCAACGGTGCCAAAGTTACTATTTTCCATGGGTTTGTTAAGCTCAAGGATGTTGGGTTTCTTGTGTGTTTTAGGTTTTCTAGGAATACCATTCTGTGTAGTATTTGCGCAGTTAATGGTTGTGGGGAACCTTGCAAAAGTGTTGTCAGTGTTGGAGAGTGAGTGCTATGGACTTGAGTCGTTATTGAAGGCAAACAATCTCATGAAAGGAAGGCGACAGACAGCTTTAATCATGACTTTGTTGAGCAATATGAGTTTGAGATTGGTAGAGTTTCTATTTGAGTTCAGAATATGCAGAGATATCAGTATATGGGAGGCTCCCCTACTGGTTTCAATGTATTCTTCTGTGCTTGTTTTTGACAGTGTCATGAATGTTGTATTCTATTATGCTTGTAaaccttga
- the LOC102625158 gene encoding ARF guanine-nucleotide exchange factor GNL2 — translation MVELHKEEDDNKCATYHDNKKDMDKYKRKQLGLSCMLNTEVGSVLAVIRRPLDAHYVQEDTFESAVVQSLKSLRSLIFNPQQEWRTVDPSIYLSPFLDVVQSDDIPAAATGVALSAILKILKLEIFDEKTPGVKDAINIVVTGITSCQLEKTDPISEDAVMMRILQVLIAIMRHRASILLTDEAVCTIVNTCFHVVQQSASRGDLLQRSARYTMHELIQIIFSRLPDIEVKSGEGSESDTEDVDMDANLGSGYGIRSAVDIFHFLCSLLNVVELVEGEGSRTSDVDVQLFALVLINSAIELSGDAIGKHPKLLRMVQDDLFHHLIHYGARSSPLVLSMICSTVLNIYHFLRRFIRLQLEAFFGFVVLRVAASGNSHQLQEVALEGIINFCRQPTFLIEVYVNYDCDPLCRNVIEEIGKLLCKHSFPVSGPLTSSQIQAFEGLVILIHNIAESIDKEGDTSPSGPYPVEITEYKPFWEEKPNDDSDTWVEYVRLRKAQKRKSLIAGNHFNRDEKKGLEYLKLCQLVSDPPDPKALAFFFRFTQGLDKNMIGDYLGDADEFHIQVLKEFTETFEFAGMTLDNALRTYLETFRLPGESQKIQRILEAFSDRFFDQQTSEIFVAKDSVYIFCYSLIMLNTDQHNPQVKKKMTEEEFIRNNRGINGGKDLPREYLSELFHSIASNAISVFGQSGQIVDMNPSRWIELINRSKTMLPFILCDFDRRLGRDMFASIAGPAVAALSAFFDHADEDDMLQECIEGLISISRIAQYGLEDTLDELLASFCKFTTLLNPYATAEETLFAFSNDMKPKMATLAVFTLANNFGNSIRAGWRNIVDCLLKLKRLKLLPQSVIEFDISTTDAPSHSRAESGVVFPAYDPTSGNRRSSGMISRFTHFLSLDSPEDSISLGMNEFEQNLKVIKQCQIGNIFSNSTNLPLEALQNLGRSLIFAAAGKGQKFSTPVEEEETVGFCWDLIIAIAIANNNRFQAFWPSFHDYLLLVTQFPLFSPIPFAEKAMVGLFKVCLRLLSSYQSDKLPEELIFKSINLMWKLDKEILDTCSQLITQSVSKIIIEYPANLQSAVGWKSVLHLLSVTGRHPDTHEQAVETLIMLISDGTHISKATYAYCIDCAFSFVALKNSPLEKNLKILDLLSDSVNLLIQWYKNAWSESGNNYSIASSTSTSSLEDYKGLNSLNFAVNLFIKLGEALRKTSLARREEIRNHAVLALQKCFTLAEDLDFSSINCINCFNLVIFAMVDDLHEKMIEYSRRENAEREMRSMEGTLKNAMELLANVFLQFIKQIAESPGFRTFWLGVLRRMDTCMKADLGPYGETKLQETIPDLLRNMITMMKEREILAPKEDEDLWEITYIQIQWIAPSLKEELFPDEI, via the exons ATGGTAGAATTGCATAAGGAAGAAGATGATAACAAATGCGCAACATATCACGACAATAAGAAAGATATGGacaaatacaaaagaaaacagCTTGGTCTCTCTTGCATGTTAAACACCGAAGTGGGTTCCGTCCTTGCCGTGATCCGTCGACCGTTAGACGCGCACTACGTTCAAGAAGACACTTTCGAATCTGCAGTCGTGCAATCTTTAAAATCACTGCGGTCTCTCATTTTCAATCCCCAACAGGAATGGCGCACCGTCGATCCTTCCATTTATCTATCTCCATTTCTAGATGTGGTCCAGAGCGATGACATTCCGGCTGCAGCCACAGGCGTGGCGCTTTCAGCCATTTTGAAGATTTTAAAGCTTGAAATATTTGATGAGAAGACACCAGGAGTAAAAGATGCTATAAATATTGTAGTAACAGGAATTACAAGTTGTCAACTGGAAAAAACAGACCCCATATCAGAAGATGCTGTGATGATGAGGATTTTACAGGTTTTGATAGCAATTATGAGGCACCGTGCTTCGATTCTGCTCACAGATGAAGCGGTTTGTACCATTGTCAATACATGTTTTCATGTTGTTCAACAGTCTGCAAGCAGAGGGGATTTGCTTCAACGGAGTGCAAGGTACACAATGCATGAGTTGATACAGATCATATTTTCAAGGTTGCCTGATATTGAAGTTAAAAGTGGAGAGGGATCAGAATCTGACACTGAGGATGTTGATATGGATGCAAATTTGGGTTCTGGCTACGGAATTCGTTCTGCTGTTGATATCTTTCATTTCTTGTGCTCTTTGTTAAATGTAGTGGAATTGGTGGAGGGAGAAGGTTCTCGTACTTCTGATGTAGATGTTCAGCTTTTCGCCTTGGTTTTGATCAATTCTGCCATTGAATTGAGTGGTGATGCAATTGGAAAGCACCCAAAACTCCTAAGGATGGTTCAAGATGATTTATTTCATCATTTAATTCACTATGGAGCACGTTCAAGTCCACTTGTGTTATCCATGATTTGCAGCACTGTGTTGAATATTTATCACTTTCTTCGAAG GTTCATTCGTCTCCAACTTGAAGCTTTCTTTGGATTTGTGGTGTTGAGAGTTGCAGCTTCCGGAAACTCTCATCAACTCCAAGAAGTTGCCCTTGAAGGAATTATAAATTTCTGCAGACAACCAACATTCCTAATTGAAGTCTACGTGAACTATGATTGTGATCCCCTTTGTCGAAATGTGATAGAAGAGATAGGAAAATTACTTTGCAAGCATTCATTCCCTGTGTCTGGCCCTTTGACTTCCTCACAGATACAAGCCTTTGAAGGACTGGTAATCTTGATTCACAACATTGCAGAAAGCATTGACAAAGAAGGAGATACAAGCCCTTCTGGTCCATACCCTGTTGAAATCACCGAGTATAAACCTTTTTGGGAAGAGAAACCCAATGATGACTCAGATACCTGGGTGGAATATGTAAGGTTAAGGAAAGCGCAGAAAAGGAAATCATTGATTGCTGGGAACCATTTTAATAGAGATGAAAAGAAAGGCTTAGAGTACCTGAAACTTTGTCAATTAGTCTCTGATCCACCAGATCCAAAAGCCTTAGCTTTTTTCTTCCGCTTCACTCAAGGACTTGACAAAAATATGATTGGGGATTATCTTGGCGATGCTGATGAGTTTCACATTCAAGTTCTCAAAGAATTCACTGAAACTTTTGAGTTTGCTGGCATGACCCTCGACAACGCTCTTAGAACTTATCTAGAGACTTTCCGTTTGCCAGGAGAGTCCCAGAAGATTCAGCGAATCCTTGAAGCATTCTCCGACAGATTTTTTGATCAGCAAACCTCAGAAATTTTTGTTGCCAAGGATTCGgtgtatatattttgctaCTCCCTCATTATGCTCAATACTGATCAACACAATCCacaagtgaagaagaagatgacaGAGGAGGAGTTCATCAGGAACAACAGAGGGATCAATGGAGGGAAAGATCTTCCTAGAGAGTATCTGTCGGAGCTTTTTCACTCCATTGCATCCAATGCAATCTCAGTTTTTGGCCAATCTGGCCAGATAGTGGATATGAATCCAAGCAGATGGATTGAACTGATAAACCGATCAAAAACTATGCTGCCGTTCATCTTATGTGATTTTGATCGTAGGCTAGGGAGAGATATGTTTGCTTCCATTGCTGGTCCAGCAGTTGCAGCGCTTTCTGCGTTCTTTGACCATGCTGACGAAGATGACATGCTCCAAGAATGCATCGAGGGGTTGATATCCATATCTAGGATAGCTCAGTATGGACTAGAAGACACTCTTGATGAGCTTCTTGCCTCATTCTGCAAGTTCACCACATTGTTAAATCCATATGCCACAGCAGAAGAAACATTGTTTGCTTTTAGCAATGATATGAAGCCAAAAATGGCTACTCTTGCAGTTTTTACTCTTGCAAACAACTTTGGGAACTCTATTAGAGCAGGTTGGAGGAATATTGTGGACTGCTTGTTGAAACTCAAAAGGCTTAAGCTACTACCCCAATCTGTCAttgaatttgatatttctACCACTGATGCCCCTTCTCATTCAAGAGCTGAATCAGGTGTAGTTTTCCCCGCTTATGATCCCACATCTGGAAACCGCCGGAGTTCAGGCATGATTAGTCGATTTACTCATTTTCTATCATTAGACAGCCCAGAAGACTCTATATCCCTTGGCATGAATGAATTCGAACAAAATTTGAAGGTGATCAAACAGTGTCAAATTGGAAACATTTTCAGCAATAGTACAAACTTACCTCTTGAGGCTTTGCAGAATCTAGGGCGTTCTCTGATATTTGCAGCTGCAGGAAAAGGCCAAAAGTTTAGTACTCCAGTTGAAGAGGAAGAAACTGTCGGTTTCTGTTGGGATTTGATCATTGCCATTGCTATAGCCAACAATAACAGGTTCCAGGCGTTTTGGCCTTCTTTCCATGATTATCTTCTACTAGTTACTCAGTTTCCTTTATTTTCACCTATCCCATTTGCAGAGAAGGCAATGGTAGGCCTTTTCAAGGTCTGTCTCAGACTGCTTTCTTCATACCAATCAGATAAATTACCAGAGGAGCTAATATTCAAGTCCATAAATCTAATGTGGAAGCTCGATAAAGAAATTCTTGACACGTGTTCTCAGCTTATAACACAGTCGGTGAGTAAGATTATCATTGAATACCCTGCAAATTTGCAATCTGCAGTTGGGTGGAAATCCGTCCTCCATTTGTTATCAGTAACTGGTCGGCATCCAGACACCCACGAGCAGGCAGTGGAGACTTTAATCATGTTGATATCTGATGGTACCCATATTTCAAAGGCAACTTATGCTTACTGTATTGACTGTGCATTTAGTTTTGTTGCGCTAAAGAACAGTCCACTAGAGAAGAACTTGAAGATCCTAGACTTGCTGTCAGATTCCGTGAATTTGCTGATACAGTGGTATAAAAATGCATGGTCAGAATCAGGGAACAATTATAGCATTGCGAGCAGTACAAGTACCTCCTCATTAGAGGACTACAAAGGCCTTAATTCTTTGAACTTTGCTGTAAATTTATTCATCAAACTAGGTGAAGCACTTAGAAAGACTAGCTTAGCACGACGAGAAGAAATAAGAAATCATGCGGTTTTAGCTCTTCAAAAATGCTTTACATTGGCTGAAGACTTGGATTTCTCATCAATCAACTGTATAAATTGTTTCAACCTCGTGATATTTGCAATGGTCGACGATTTACATGAAAAGATGATAGAGTACTCGAGGCGAGAGAATGCAGAGAGGGAGATGAGAAGTATGGAAGGGACTTTAAAGAATGCAATGGAGCTCTTGGCCAATGTGTTCTTACAGTTTATAAAACAGATTGCAGAGAGTCCTGGGTTTAGGACATTCTGGTTAGGAGTGTTGAGAAGAATGGATACATGCATGAAGGCTGATTTGGGACCATATGGTGAGACTAAACTACAAGAAACAATCCCAGATTTGTTGAGAAATATGATAACAATGATGAAGGAAAGAGAGATTTTAGCGCctaaagaagatgaagatctATGGGAGATCACATATATTCAGATACAGTGGATAGCTCCTTCTCTCAAAGAAGAGCTTTTTCctgatgaaatttaa
- the LOC102617856 gene encoding DNA mismatch repair protein MSH7, giving the protein MQRQQSIHSFFQKCSPANKSGAADMSGARKDSNFMTKQRNPVGDSSGQPTVSATEDSSLEIRGTDTPPEKVPRQILPSGFKANEGTSGGSSLFSSIMHKFVKVDARQNANKRNEQHGNSSTVCSVFGKTGDLEASSQQGTASLYSEKDNVFNCNGLANQGCVSCTEMNEDVSGPDTPGMHRVVPRLKRILEDNLNIGDKKNSSLLDSSKRMRLLQDSVAGVKNCEEEADTTSKFEWLDPSKIRDANRRRPDDPLYDKRTLYIPPEALKKMSASQKQYWNVKSQYMDVLLFFKVGKFYELYELDAEIGHKELDWKITLSGVGKCRQVGISESGIDDAVEKLVARGYKVGRIEQLETSEQAKARHTNSVISRKLVNVVTPSTTVDGTIGPDAVHLLAIKEGNCGPDNGSVVYGFAFVDCAALRVWVGTINDDASCAALGALLMQVSPKEVIYENRGLCKEAQKALRKFSAGSAALELTPAMAVTDFLDASEVKKLVQLNGYFNGSSSPWSKALENVMQHDIGFSALGGLISHLSRLMLDDVLRNGDILPYKVYRDCLRMDGQTLVNLEIFNNNADSGSSGTLFKYLDSCVTSSGKRLLRSWICHPLKDVEGINNRLDVVEYLMKNSEVVMVVAQYLRKLPDLERLLGRVKARVQASSCIVLPLIGKKVLKQQVKVFGSLVKGLRIAMDLLMLMHKEGHIIPSLSRIFKPPIFDGSDGLDKFLTQFEAAIDSDFPDYQNHDVTDLDAETLSILIELFIEKASQWSEVIHAISCIDVLRSFAVTASMSSGAMHRPLILPQSKNPAVRQDNGGPVLKIKGLWHPFALGENGGLPVPNDILLGEDSDDCLPRTLLLTGPNMGGKSTLLRATCLAVILAQLGCFVPCEMCVLSLADTIFTRLGATDRIMTGESTFLVECTETASVLQKATQDSLVILDELGRGTSTFDGYAIAYAVFRQLVERINCRLLFATHYHPLTKEFASHPHVTLQHMACAFKSNSENYSKGDQELVFLYRLTSGACPESYGLQVAVMAGVPQKVVEAASHAALAMKKSIGESFKSSEQRSEFSSLHEEWLKTIVNVSRVDCNSDDDDAYDTLFCLWHELKNSYQLHN; this is encoded by the exons ATGCAGCGTCAACAATCGATCCACTCCTTCTTTCAGAAATGCTCGCCGGCGAACAAATCTGGCGCCGCAGACATGTCAGGCGCCCGGAAAGACTCCAATTTTATGACAAAGCAGCGGAATCCAGTCGGTGACTCCTCCGGTCAACCTACAGTTTCTGCTACGGAGGACTCCTCTCTGGAAATCAGAGGAACCGACACTCCACCGGAAAAAGTGCCACGTCAGATTCTACCGTCGGGCTTTAAGGCGAATGAGGGGACCAGTGGAGGTTCTTCACTGTTTTCGAGCATTATGCATAAGTTTGTGAAGGTTGATGCAAGACAAAACGCAAATAAAAG GAATGAACAGCATGGAAATTCCTCTACTGTTTGCTCAGTGTTTGGTAAAACTGGTGATCTGGAAGCATCATCTCAACAGGGAACAGCTTCTCTATATTCTGAAAAAGACAATGTTTTCAATTGTAATGGCTTGGCCAACCAAGGATGTGTTTCATGTACTGAAATGAATGAAGATGTTTCTGGTCCAGATACACCGGGCATGCATCGTGTTGTTCCTCGTCTAAAGCGGATTTTAGAAGATAATCTCAACATTGGGGACAAGAAGAACTCTTCATTGCTGGATTCTAGTAAAAGAATGAGACTTCTTCAGGATTCCGTGGCTGGGGTTAAGAACTGTGAGGAAGAAGCTGATACAACCAGCAAGTTTGAATGGCTTGATCCTTCTAAAATTAGGGATGCCAACAGAAGAAGGCCTGATGATCCCCTTTATGACAAGAGGACACTTTATATACCACCTgaagctttgaagaaaatgTCCGCATCTCAAAAGCAATACTGGAATGTCAAATCCCAATATATGGatgttttgcttttctttAAAGTG GGGAAATTCTACGAGCTCTATGAACTGGATGCTGAAATTGGTCACAAAGAGCTTGATTGGAAGATTACATTAAGCGGTGTAGGGAAATGTCGACAG GTTGGTATCTCCGAGAGTGGGATTGATGATGCTGTTGAAAAACTAGTTGCTCGGGG ATATAAAGTTGGACGGATTGAGCAGTTGGAGACATCTGAACAAGCAAAAGCAAGACATACAAACTCT GTAATTTCTAGAAAATTAGTGAATGTTGTCACACCGTCAACCACAGTAGATGGTACGATTGGCCCTGATGCTGTTCATCTTCTTGCTATAAAAGAG GGGAACTGTGGGCCAGATAATGGTTCTGTTGTCTATGGATTTGCTTTTGTTGATTGTGCTGCTCTGAGGGTCTGGGTTGGCACCATCAATGATGATGCTTCATGTGCTGCTTTGGGGGCTTTATTGATGCAA GTATCACCTAAAGAagtaatatatgaaaatagaG ggCTTTGCAAAGAAGCTCAGAAAGCGCTGAGAAAGTTCTCAGCAG gTTCTGCAGCTTTGGAACTCACTCCGGCTATGGCAGTTACTGATTTTTTGGATGCTTCTGAAGTTAAAAAATTGGTTCAGTTGAACGGTTACTTCAATGGGTCTTCAAGTCCATGGAGTAAGGCACTCGAAAACGTAATGCAACATGATATCGGGTTCTCTGCTCTAGGTGGACTTATAAGTCATTTATCCAGGTTGATG TTGGATGATGTTTTACGAAATGGAGATATATTACCTTACAAAGTTTATAGAGATTGCCTTAGAATGGATGGACAGACACTGGTAAATCTTGAGATATTTAATAACAATGCTGACAGTGGTTCATCAG GTACATTGTTCAAGTATCTTGATAGCTGTGTGACATCATCTGGTAAGCGGCTTTTGCGGAGTTGGATCTGCCATCCACTAAAAGATGTTGAAGGCATTAATAACAGGCTGGACGTTGTTGAATATCTAATGAAAAATTCAGAAGTTGTGATGGTTGTTGCTCAGTATCTGCGCAAGCTCCCTGACTTGGAGAGGCTGCTGGGAAGGGTGAAAGCTAGAGTTCAGGCATCATCGTGTATTGTATTGCCCTTAATAGGCAAGAAAGTATTGAAACAGCAA GTGAAAGTATTTGGGTCTCTTGTGAAAGGACTTAGGATTGCAATGGATTTATTAATGTTAATGCACAAGGAAGGGCATATAATTCCGTCATTATCTAGAATTTTTAAACCGCCAATATTCGATGGTAGTGATGGGCTGGATAAATTCCTTACTCAGTTTGAAGCAGCAATTGATAGCGACTTCCCTGATTACCAG AACCATGATGTAACAGATTTGGATGCAGAAACACTGTCAATTCTGATTGAGTTATTCATTGAGAAAGCTAGTCAATGGTCTGAAGTTATTCATGCTATTAGTTGTATCGATGTATTAAGATCTTTTGCTGTTACTGCGAGCATGTCATCTGGTGCTATGCATAGACCTCTTATTTTGCCTCAATCAAAAAATCCGGCTGTGAGGCAAGACAATGGAGGACCTGTacttaaaattaaaggatTGTGGCATCCGTTTGCACTTGGAGAGAATGGAGGACTACCGGTCCCAAATGACATTCTTCTTGGTGAAGATTCAGATGACTGTCTTCCCCGTACCTTGCTATTGACTGGACCTAATATGGGTGGAAAATCAACACTTCTGCGTGCCACATGTTTAGCTGTAATACTGGCTCAG CTGGGCTGTTTTGTTCCTTGCGAGATGTGTGTTCTCTCTCTTGCGGATACCATTTTTACACGGCTTGGTGCCACTGATAGAATCATGACAGGAGAGA GTACATTTCTTGTTGAGTGCACAGAGACGGCATCAGTTCTTCAGAAAGCCACTCAAGATTCTCTGGTAATTCTTGATGAACTGGGTCGAGGAACAAGCACTTTTGATGGATATGCCATTGCCTACGCT GTATTCCGCCAACTTGTTGAAAGGATCAATTGTCGGTTGCTATTTGCAACACATTACCATCCACTCACAAAAGAATTTGCTTCTCATCCGCATGTTACTCTACAACATATGGCTTGTGCTTTCAAGTCAAACTCTGAAAACTATTCGAAAGGTGATCAAGAGCTGGTTTTTCTCTACCGCCTTACTTCCGGAGCATGCCCAGAGAGCTATGGGTTGCAAGTGGCTGTAATGGCTGGGGTTCCACAAAAGGTGGTTGAGGCAGCATCACATGCTGCTCTAGCAATGAAAAAATCAATAGGAGAAAGTTTCAAGTCGAGTGAACAGAGATCAGAGTTCTCAAGTCTCCATGAAGAGTGGTTGAAGACCATTGTAAATGTCTCAAGGGTTGATTGTAATtccgatgatgatgatgcttATGAcacattgttttgtttgtggCATGAGCTAAAGAATTCATATCAGTTGCACAACTAA